The Actinocorallia herbida DNA window GGGGGCGTTCACCCCGGTCTGCCACAGGTGCTGGGCGACGCCGCCGTTGATGGCGAACACCTCGACCCGGCCGTCGGCGGAGCGTTCGCTGGTGAGCTGAGAGTCGGCGGGGCCTCCCGTGGGCTCCCACTCCGACCAGGTGGTGGGGCTGTTCTGGTACTTGTGGAACACCCCGACGGGTCCGGAGGCGAAGACCTCCAGGCGTCCGTCCTGGTTGTGGTCGACGGTCAGATCACGGCCACCGCCGCCGAACGCCTCCCACTGCGACCAGCCGCCACTCACCGCGGTCTGGAACAGGTGCTGGAAGACGTCACCGTTCAGCGCGAAGACCTCAAGACGACCGTCCGGGGCCTTCTCCATCTCCAGCCGGCTGTTCGCCGGGCCGCCGCCCGCCGACTCCCACTCCGACCAGCCGCTGTTGGGGGCCGACTGGTACTTGTGGAAGACCCCGACCGGGCCCGACGCGAACACTTCGAGACGGCCGTCCGCGTTCGCGCCGACGGCGATGTCCTTGCCGCCCCCGCCGAACTCCTCCCAGCCCGACCAGCCACCCGAAGCGGACAGCTGGTAGCGGTGCTGGAAGACATTGCCGTTGATCGCGAACAGCTCGAGACGGCCGTCCTTGTTCGGGCCGATCGCCAGCTCCGCGCCGCCCGGGCCGCCCAGCGACTCCCACGCCGACCAGGCCCCGTTCGCCTCGGCCTGCCAGGCGTGGTGGACCCCGTTGGCGCCGGCGGCGAAGACCTCGAGACGGCCGTCCGCCGACCGCGCCGACACGACCCGTCCCGACTCCGCCGGATACACCAGCGGGGCGGGCTGCGGACCTGTGCCCGGGACACAGGGCAGGGTCACGCCGCGCTCGGCGAGGTAGGGCTCGGGGTCGATGCCGTGCGAGGCGGACGGGTCATCCCAGATCCGCAGGTGGAGATGGGGGCCTGACGAGTTCCCCTCGGACCCCACCGGGGCGATCTCCTGGCCGGCCACCACGTGGTCGCCTTCGAAGACGTACCGGTCGTACATGTGGCCGTACTCGGAGATCGTCCCGTCCGGGTGCTGGATCCGGATCCACTGCCCGTATCCGGGCTCGAATCCTGAGATGGTCACCACGCCGTCACCGACGGCGTAGATCGGGCTTCCGTAGTCGGCCGCGATGTCGACGCCGTTGTGCCCGCTGTGGAAGTGCTGGGACACGGCTCCGACGGCCGGGCAGGCCGCCGGGAAGTAGGCGGCGGCCGGGGACGTGGCCACCAGTGCCGGCAGAAGGGCGGCTGTCGCCGCGAGGACACAGGTCAGGGTGCGCCGGGAGGTTCCGATCGGCACGGGACGCTCCTCTCCTTGGTCGTCTCGGGATGGCTGGGACGGGTGCGCGGAACTCGGTGCGCCGGTCACGCCTTGCGGAGGCGGCCGATGATGCCGTCGATGTCGCGCCGCATCAGTTCCGGGCGGATGATGTGGCCGTAGGGCTCCTCGTACCATTCGTGCGCGATGCCCGCGTTGCCGAGAAGGCCGCGGAACTCGCGCTGCCCGGCGAGGACATGGGTCTCGTTGGCGAAGTCGAACCAGTTGAGCGGGTCGGGGCTGGTGCCCGAGACGAGGAACACCCGCTTGTTGCGGTAGCTCTCGATGCGCTGCACCGGGTTGTCGGCGTTCACCCGGTTCTGGTCCCAGAGCGGCACGCCGTAGACCGTGCCGCCGCCCAGGTCCAGGGCGGCGGAGCTGGCGTTGGCCCAGTGGACGACCATGCCGTTGTCGCGGCGCAGGCTCGCGGGCCCCGAGTGGGCGCTGACCGAGGCGAAGTGGCCGTAGTACTTGGCGGCGTACTTCAGCGCGCCGAAGCCGCCCATCGAGAACCCCGACACGGCCCGGCCGTCGTACTCGGCGTAGGTGCGGAAGTTGGCTTCGACCCAGGGCAGGAGCTGGCCCATGTGGAACGTCTCCCAGTTGCGCGGGCCGACGTTCGAGCTGACCGGGTTGGAGTACCAGCCCGCGTGGCCGCCGTCGGGCATGACCACGATGATGGGCTTGCCCGCGGTCCAGGCGCGGATGCCGCCCTCGGCCGCGCGGTCGAAGGTGATGAAGTCCTGGTCGGTGCCGCCGCCGTGGAAGAGGTACAGGACCGGGTAGGTGCGGCCGCTCCAGTGGTAGTCGTCCGGCAGGAGCACGTTGACGCCGGGGTTCCAGCCGATCTCCGCGGTCTGGAACCGGTAGTACCACATCCGGGGGTCGCTCTCGTTGCGGTCCACGATCCGCAGGCCGAACCCGTCGCCGGACGCGGCGGCGGGCGTGGCGCCGGCCAGGGCGCCTCCGGCGCCCACGGCCAGCGCGGCGGAGAGCCCTCCGGCGGCCTTCAGGATGTTCCTGCGGGTGGGTTGCTGTGCGCTCAACATGACCTCCTGGGTCGGGAGCTGACGAAGTGTCCGGGCGCGGCGGGGAGCCCGCGTGCCGCGTCGGACCGGTCCGGTGGGACGCCGTCGACAACGTAGGGGCGAGGGCCCCGGGCAGGGCATCCGGAACGCTCCGGAGTGACACCCGCGCGGCCCGGCGGTTCCCTGATCTCAGCGCGGCCCGGGACGGGCGGCGGCATCGCATCGCCGTCGGCCTTCGTCTCGCGCGGCCGCATCCGGAGCGGACCTGCACCGCAGGGAAAGGATGGCTCGATCGTGCGGAGGAGACACAGAGCGAGACTGCCGATGGCGGTCTTCGTCGCCGCGGCGGCCGTACTGGGCATGACGGCGGCGACCGGGTCGGCGGCCGCCGACGAGGGGCCGGACAAGCCGACGATCCGCTACACCGAGTACGGCATCCCGCACATCATCGCCAAGGACTGGGAGGGTCTCGGCACGGGCTACGGGTACGCCGCCGCCAAGGACAACATCTGCGCCCTGGCCGACACCTATCTGATGGTCAACGCCCAGAGATCCCGCTATCTCGGGCCCACCGGGAAGGCGAGCCCCGGCCAGAGCCAGAACAGCACCACCAACCTCAACAGCGACCTGTACTTCCAGCGGATCAACGACAGCCACGTGGTGGAGCAGCAGCTCGACCTGCCCGCGCCGCACGGCCCCGCGCCGAAGGTCAAGGAGACGGTCCGCGGCTTCGTGCAGGGGTACAACAGGTACCTGGCCGAGACGGGCGCGGCCGGCATCTCCGACCCGGCCTGCCGCGGGGCGGCCTGGGTGCGGCCGATCACCGAGCTCGACGTCTACCGGCACGCCCACGCCGAGATCATCATGGGCGCCGCGGACCCGTTGCTGGAAGGCCAGGTGAGCGCCCAGCCTCCGCCGAAATCGGCGGCGTCCGCGGCGGCGACCTCCGCGGCCGCCGTGGACCCGAAGACGAGCGCGAAGAAGATCGGCGACGCGATCGCGGCGGCCCGTCAGCAGGGCATGGGGAGCAACGCGCTGGCGGTCGGCGCGCAGGGCGTGTCCGGCGGCACCGGCATGCTGCTGGCCAACCCGCACTTCCCGTGGCAGGGCAAGAACCGCATGTGGCAGACCCACCTGACGATCCCGGGCGAGCTCAACGTCTCCGGGGCCGGCCTGCTCGGGCTCCCCGCGGTGAACATCGGGCACAACGACAACGTGGCCTGGAGCCATACGGTGGCCACCGTGGCCCCCTTCGGGCTGTTCGACGTGGAGGTGGACCCGTACAACCCGACGCGTTACCTGGTCGACGGCGCCTGGGAGGAGATGACCTCGCAGGCGGTCTCGGTCGACGTGCTGAACGCCAACGGCTCCATCGGCCAGGTCACCAGGACGCTGTGGTCCACCCGCTACGGCCCGGTCACCACCTCGATCCAGGGCTTCCCGCTGCCGTGGCTGGTCAGCGCGCACGTGGTGCGCGACCCGAACCTGGGCAACCTGCGCGCGCTGAACACCTGGTTCGGCCTCGACCAGGCCACGGACGTCGACGATGTGGTGGACGTGCTGGAGACGACCCAGGGCGTCCCCTTCTTCAACACCATCGCCACCGACCGTCAGGGCAAGGCGCTCTACGCCGACATCCAGGCCGTCCCGAACATCACCGACGCGCACGCGCAGTCCTGCCTCACCGAGACGGGCAAACTGCTGTTCAACAAGGAGCTGCGGCTGCCGATCGTGCCGCCGATCTCCATCCTCGACGGCAAGCGCAGCGCGTGCGACTGGCCGAACGACCCGAACGCGGTCGCGCCCGGACTGCTCGACCCTGCCGCGCAGCCCCGGCTGATCCGGACCGACTTCGCGGGCAACGCCAACGACAGCCCGTGGCTGGCCAACCCCGCGCAGCCGCTGTCCTACCCGCGGGTGATGGGCGACACGGCGGCCCCCAGGTCGCTGCGCACCCAGGAGCTGATCCTGACCGCGCAGAAGCGGATCAACGGAACCGACGGCCTGCCCGGCCGGGGCTTCACCCCGGAGAACATGGGCAAGCTGCTGTTCGCCGACAACAGCAGGGCCGCCGACCTGGCGCTCAACGCCACGGTGACGATGTGCCAGAGCCAGCCCTTCGGGCTCATCCTGGTGGACGCCACCCTGGTCAACGTGAGCGAGGCGTGCCCGATCCTGGCCGCCTGGACCGACCACGACTTCTCGCTGACCAGCCGGGGTTCCGTGCTGTTCGCGAACTACTGGAGCAACCTGCTCGGCGGCCAGGGCGTCGAGAAGCTGCCGTGGCGGGTTCCGTTCGACCCGGCCGACCCGGTGCACACGCCCAACTCGCTGGACTCCGGCAACTCGGCCGTCCGCGACGCCTTCGGCCGCGCCGTCATCGCGCTGCGCAAGGCGGGCATCCCGTTGAACGCGCCGCTGTCGGCCGTCCAGACGGTCACCCGCAACGGCGCGCAGATCCCGATCCACGGCGCGCCCGGGGAACTCGGCGTGCTGAACGTGATCAACGGAGGGCAGGTCGACGGCAAGCTCGACGTCGTCTTCGGCTCCAGTTTCATCCAGCAGACGCGGTTCACCGCGGACGGCCCGCCGGAGTCGTACTCCGTCCTGGCCTACTCGCAGTCGACGGACTCCACCTCACCGCACTACGCCGACCAGACCCGGTTGTTCTCGGCGGGCCAGTGGGTGACCGAGCGCTACACCGAGGCGCAGATCGCGGCCTCGCCCGTCCTGGTGACCAAGGTCCTGGACTGAGTGTGCGCCGTACAAGACGAGACTCAACGAGGGAGAACTCCGTGCAGATCAGAGCGAACCGGTGGCGTGTGCTGGCCGCCTCTGCGGTCGCCGCGCTGGCGATGACCGCGACGGCGGGCACGGCGGTGTCCGCCGACGACACCGCTCCGCCCGCGATGGCGAACGGCTTCGGCCTGACCCAGGTCGGCACGCCGACGGGAAGCGCCACCGACTTCTATCTCACCGTGACCACGCCGCAGGTCAAGGGCGAGCAGCACATCAAGATCATCCTGCCCGGCGGCTACCACGACCAGCCGGAGCGGCGCTACCCGGTGCTCTACTTCCTGCACGGCGCGCCCGACGACCCGATCAACCAGAACTACCCGGCGCTGTACACGTCGGACGAGATGATCACCGTCATCCCGGACGGCGGCGCCAAGGGCTGGTACGCCAACTGGCTCAACCAGAACACCGCGCTCGGCGCCCAGAACTGGGAGAACTTCCACCTCAACCAGGTGATCCCGTTCATCGACGCGAACCTGCGGACCATCGCCGCCAAGCAGTCCAGGGCCATCGCCGGCATCTCCATGGGCGGGTTCGGGGCCCTGCACTACGCCCAGGCCCGCCCCGACCTGTTCAGCCAGACCGCGTCCCTGTCCGGCGACATCGACCTGTCGGTCAACTCCATGGACCTGCGACTGGCCGTCGTGGCCTCCGTCACCGACGCACTGGGCGCGATGTGCGCCTCGTCGTCCGGCACCTGCAGCCCGGACCAGGGCTTCGCGCCGGGCGTGGACAGCGACGCTTTGTTCGGCTCGCCCTACCCGATCTTCAACCGGGACCGACGGTGGAACGAGGTGGACCCGTCCCAGCACATGGACCGGCTCGCCGGCATGGGCATCTCCATCTACACCGGTGACGGCGGGGGCTCCCCCGTCGACCTCGAGTTCTGGGTGGCCGGCGCGGCCAAGAACGTCAAGGCCCGCCTCGACGCGCTGAACCTGCCCTACTACTACGTCAACTACGGCGACGGCGCGGGCTGGGGCACCCAGTGCAACGGCGGCCACAACGCCTACTGCTGGGAACAGGACCTTCAGGACCTGATCCCCCGCCTCGAGCAGTCCTTCGCCTCCTAACGGCCACACGAGTACCCGGTCGGGGCCGTTCCAGATCCACGGGAACGGCCCCGGCGTTTGCCATTTGTCCGGTTCGGCCGGATTTGGCCGTATCAGACGGGAGGGCGGGGCCTTGTTGATCTTGACTGCGCGGTGCGCTTTGTTACCTTTCATTAAGAGACTTCACATCATTGAAAGGATAGAGAGGAAAGACCGGCGCGGCCGTCCCGACAGCGACCGCCGTCCGAAGTCGCGGATCCACCGCCGCCCACCCGACCCCGGCGGGATGGACCCCCCGGCGCGGCCGTGCCGCCGCGCCGTCCTTTCACCGGCCTTGCCGGGCCGGCTCCCACCCCAGGGCGTCTCTCACACGCCCGCTCCCGAAAGAGGAGACCCATGTCCCGAATCACCGAACTCGCCGCGGTCGCCGCGGCCGCCGCGGCCGCCGTCGCCCTGACGGCCACCTCGGCCAGCGCCGCCCCCTGGACGGGCGGTTCCGTCTCGGCCACCCTCACCCAGCCCCTGACGGTCTCCCTGGCCAACGCGGTCTGCACCACCTCCACCCTCAGCGGCAGCACCAACGCGAGCAACGCCAACCTCGTCGTCAGCACGGCCGCGATCAGCGGCTGCACCGCCGACGGCGTCTCCGGCCTCACCGTCACCCCCGAGGGCACCCCCTGGGGCGGCAACCTCACCCCGAACGCCGCCTCCTCGTTCACCGGCTTCCAGGTGCGCGCCAAGGTGACGGGCCTCGTCAACTGCCTCTACGGCGGCACCCTCGCCGGCACCGCCGGCTCCTTCAGCGGCGGCTCGATCGCCGTCACCTTCTCGGGCGCCTCCATCAGCAAGATCTCCGGCAGCGGCATCCTCAGCGGCCTCTGCCCCGCCACGATCAACGTCAGCGGCCAGTACACCTTCACCGGCCCCGGCCTCTGACCCCTGGCCCCACCCGACCCCGACGGGTCTGAACCCGCACCCGCCTGTGCCGGTGACCCCACCGGCACGGGCACCCGCCGGACGGCGGCCTCCCCCGACGACCGGATGCCGGCACGTCCGCCGCGCATCGGCGCCGCCCGGTCGCCCTTCCAGCCCTCGTTCTCTGCGCCGGCGCGGCGGACGGAGCCCGGGGACATGCCCCGGTGGGGACGGCGCGGCGGGTCCCCGGGGGAGTCAGCGAGCCGCGGGGGGAGAGCGACCCCAGCACCAGCGAGGCGGAGTCCGCGCTGGTGCTGAAGTAGAGCGCCGCAAGGATCGCGATGACCGCGGTGGTGAGCGCGCCAGAGAGCACCACCGCCGGCAGCGGCAGATCGGGTCAAGGCGGGTGCGCCGCGCCTCCGGGAGCATCACTCATGGTGATGCCGATGATCCCCTGCGCGAAATCCACCTGACCCTGGCGGACGGCTCCGTCTCGCGCCGAGGAGCGCGAAGCGGGACGGATCAGGTGGGATGTGGTCCGATCAGTGGCCGTGCCCGTGGCCGTGGCCATGACCGTGGTCGTGGTCGTGGTCGGCGGATTCCTCGGAGGCGGCGCGTTCGAGGGCCTCGTCGGTGTTGAGGAACAGGTCGTAGAACTCCGCGTGGGTGTCGCGGGGCGGGTAGGGCTCGCCGTCGACGAGGAGGATCGACTTCTTCCAGATCCAGCGAGACCCCGAGGTCCGCTTGAAGTCGATGACGTTCTTCACGCGGTCGTTCTCGATCGTCATCCGCCAGACGTCGGAACCGACCTGCTCGGTGACGGGGGCGACTCCCAGGTTCTCTTGAACCTCGGCGGACAGATCGGCGACGGCAGGCGGCATCCAAGACATGCCAGAACCCTACCGGCCGCGGACGCTGACCTGGGAATCAAGACGCGGGGTCGGGACGCCTCAGGGGGTGGGCGCGAGGCCGTCCATGATGACGTCGAGCATGCGGTGGGACTGCTCCGCACCGCTGATCTGGGCGACCCAGCCCGCGGCCGCGGACATCGTGATGAGGTCGGTGGGCGTGACGTCGGCGCGGACCTCGCCCGCCTCCTGGGCCCTGGCCAGGAGCCGGGTCGCGGCGAGGTGCATCGCCTCGGAGGACGCGTGGAGCTCGGAGGCCGGATCGCCCAGGCCGGACAGGACCGACCCCGACAGGCCCCGGCAGGCGCCGGAGTTCGCCGAGAACCGCCGCAGCCAGACGGCCAGCGCCGCGCGGGGCGAGGGTTCCTCTTCCAGCAGCCGGTCGGCGAGGTCGCGCAGCGCGTCGAAGCCGTCCCTGACCACAGCCTCCAGCAGTGCCTCGCGGGTCGGGAAGTGCCGGTAGAGGGTGCCGATGCCGACACCTGCGCGGCGCGCGACGTCACGCAGGGAGGCGTCCGTCCCCTCCTCCGCGATCACCCGGCGCGCCACCTCGACCAGCGCGTCCCGGTTGCGGCGCGCGTCGGCGCGCAGCGTCGAATCCTCCTGGTGCCCGACCATGCCAAACCCACCCTTGCTAAAGCGGAGCAGTGCTCCATATGCTTGCGGAGCACTGCTCCGCATACTACGGGAGCCTTCTCTCCACCCGGAAAGAGACCCACCGTGTCAGCTATCGAGAACGGCGCGCCACCCCCCACCACCGGACCGGGATTCTCACCCGCGCTCACCAGGGCGATCGCGGTCACCACGCTCGGCGCGTTCATGGCCTTCCTGGAATCGACGATCGTCAACGTCGCACTGGACACGCTCACCCACGAGCTGCACGCCGGCCTCGCCACGATCCAGTGGGTCATCACGGCCTACCTGCTGGCGATGGCCGCCGCCATCCCGATCTCCGGCTGGGCGGCGCACCGGTTCGGCGCCGTCCAGGTCTACGTCGCGGGCCTGGCGGTCTTCGCGCTGGCCTCGCTCCTGTGCGGCCTGGCGGGCTCCGTCGAGGTCCTCATCGCCGCGCGCGCCCTGCAGGGCCTGTCGGGCGGCCTGCTCGTCCCCATCGGCACGATGATCACGATGCGCGCGGCCCGGCCCGAGCAGATGGCCAAGGTCATGGGCGTGACGGGCGTGCCCACGATCATGGCGCCGGTGATCGGCCCGACCGCCGGCGGCCTGATCCTCGATCACGC harbors:
- a CDS encoding TetR/AcrR family transcriptional regulator, whose translation is MVGHQEDSTLRADARRNRDALVEVARRVIAEEGTDASLRDVARRAGVGIGTLYRHFPTREALLEAVVRDGFDALRDLADRLLEEEPSPRAALAVWLRRFSANSGACRGLSGSVLSGLGDPASELHASSEAMHLAATRLLARAQEAGEVRADVTPTDLITMSAAAGWVAQISGAEQSHRMLDVIMDGLAPTP
- a CDS encoding peptidoglycan DD-metalloendopeptidase family protein, which translates into the protein MPIGTSRRTLTCVLAATAALLPALVATSPAAAYFPAACPAVGAVSQHFHSGHNGVDIAADYGSPIYAVGDGVVTISGFEPGYGQWIRIQHPDGTISEYGHMYDRYVFEGDHVVAGQEIAPVGSEGNSSGPHLHLRIWDDPSASHGIDPEPYLAERGVTLPCVPGTGPQPAPLVYPAESGRVVSARSADGRLEVFAAGANGVHHAWQAEANGAWSAWESLGGPGGAELAIGPNKDGRLELFAINGNVFQHRYQLSASGGWSGWEEFGGGGKDIAVGANADGRLEVFASGPVGVFHKYQSAPNSGWSEWESAGGGPANSRLEMEKAPDGRLEVFALNGDVFQHLFQTAVSGGWSQWEAFGGGGRDLTVDHNQDGRLEVFASGPVGVFHKYQNSPTTWSEWEPTGGPADSQLTSERSADGRVEVFAINGGVAQHLWQTGVNAPYGQWESFGGGGTEITAAVNLDGRIEVFGTSGAGVYHKWQTGFASWSEWIWLNNTAGPPIN
- a CDS encoding alpha/beta hydrolase, yielding MLSAQQPTRRNILKAAGGLSAALAVGAGGALAGATPAAASGDGFGLRIVDRNESDPRMWYYRFQTAEIGWNPGVNVLLPDDYHWSGRTYPVLYLFHGGGTDQDFITFDRAAEGGIRAWTAGKPIIVVMPDGGHAGWYSNPVSSNVGPRNWETFHMGQLLPWVEANFRTYAEYDGRAVSGFSMGGFGALKYAAKYYGHFASVSAHSGPASLRRDNGMVVHWANASSAALDLGGGTVYGVPLWDQNRVNADNPVQRIESYRNKRVFLVSGTSPDPLNWFDFANETHVLAGQREFRGLLGNAGIAHEWYEEPYGHIIRPELMRRDIDGIIGRLRKA
- a CDS encoding alpha/beta hydrolase, with amino-acid sequence MQIRANRWRVLAASAVAALAMTATAGTAVSADDTAPPAMANGFGLTQVGTPTGSATDFYLTVTTPQVKGEQHIKIILPGGYHDQPERRYPVLYFLHGAPDDPINQNYPALYTSDEMITVIPDGGAKGWYANWLNQNTALGAQNWENFHLNQVIPFIDANLRTIAAKQSRAIAGISMGGFGALHYAQARPDLFSQTASLSGDIDLSVNSMDLRLAVVASVTDALGAMCASSSGTCSPDQGFAPGVDSDALFGSPYPIFNRDRRWNEVDPSQHMDRLAGMGISIYTGDGGGSPVDLEFWVAGAAKNVKARLDALNLPYYYVNYGDGAGWGTQCNGGHNAYCWEQDLQDLIPRLEQSFAS
- a CDS encoding penicillin acylase family protein encodes the protein MAVFVAAAAVLGMTAATGSAAADEGPDKPTIRYTEYGIPHIIAKDWEGLGTGYGYAAAKDNICALADTYLMVNAQRSRYLGPTGKASPGQSQNSTTNLNSDLYFQRINDSHVVEQQLDLPAPHGPAPKVKETVRGFVQGYNRYLAETGAAGISDPACRGAAWVRPITELDVYRHAHAEIIMGAADPLLEGQVSAQPPPKSAASAAATSAAAVDPKTSAKKIGDAIAAARQQGMGSNALAVGAQGVSGGTGMLLANPHFPWQGKNRMWQTHLTIPGELNVSGAGLLGLPAVNIGHNDNVAWSHTVATVAPFGLFDVEVDPYNPTRYLVDGAWEEMTSQAVSVDVLNANGSIGQVTRTLWSTRYGPVTTSIQGFPLPWLVSAHVVRDPNLGNLRALNTWFGLDQATDVDDVVDVLETTQGVPFFNTIATDRQGKALYADIQAVPNITDAHAQSCLTETGKLLFNKELRLPIVPPISILDGKRSACDWPNDPNAVAPGLLDPAAQPRLIRTDFAGNANDSPWLANPAQPLSYPRVMGDTAAPRSLRTQELILTAQKRINGTDGLPGRGFTPENMGKLLFADNSRAADLALNATVTMCQSQPFGLILVDATLVNVSEACPILAAWTDHDFSLTSRGSVLFANYWSNLLGGQGVEKLPWRVPFDPADPVHTPNSLDSGNSAVRDAFGRAVIALRKAGIPLNAPLSAVQTVTRNGAQIPIHGAPGELGVLNVINGGQVDGKLDVVFGSSFIQQTRFTADGPPESYSVLAYSQSTDSTSPHYADQTRLFSAGQWVTERYTEAQIAASPVLVTKVLD